The genomic stretch CTTTAAAATTTTATCAAAATCACAATTTTACTTGACACCTCTATGTCTTATGTTATATTTGCCCCATTAGTTGTATCAGATAAGAGCAATAATGAAGGTAAATAAACAGTGTATAACAAGACTTACCTGTTAGAAAGGTTTTAGAAAAACCTCTTAAAACAGGAAGTTTTTTTAAAAGACAGTTGCTGAGAATATAGCTTAGTCTCTGTTTTTTCTGAGGTTGAGGATCTAGTCTAAGGCCAAGGATAATAACAGCGATGTTTTATCCCCGGTCTTATTTTAGACCGGTTATTTTTTATAAGGAGGCTAAGATGGATAGAAGAGTTGGATTTATAGGGATTATCTTAGAGGATAGAGAGACGCAGGCTCAACTTGTCAATCAGGTTCTTTCTAAGTTTGCTGAAACTATTGTTGGGCGTATAGGGCTGCCTTACAAAGAGAAGAGATGTTCTGTTATAACTCTTATTGTAGACGCAACTACTGATGAGCTTGGCGCTATGACCGGAAAGCTTGGCAAGATAGAGGGGGTCTCTGTTAAGTCCGCTTTAAGCAAAGAAAAGAATAGATGAAGACTACACCAAAATCTTTGAGGCTCCAGATCGGAATATTCGGCCGTATGAATGTTGGTAAATCCAGTTTCCTTAACATGGTTAGCGGCCAGGATGTCTCTATAACATCCGATCTTCCCGGAACAACGACTGATGTTGTTGAGAAGACTATGGAGCTTCTCCCTGTTGGCCCGGTCGTATTCCTGGATACAGCAGGCTTAGATGATAGCTCTTCTTTAGGCGAGAAGAGAGTAAAGAAGACAGAGAAGATATTTAATCGTTCAGAGATAATAGTTCTATTGGTAGAGGCTGATATTTGGAGTGATTATGAAGAGAGAATAATCAAAGAGGCTAAGAAGAGAGATAGACCTGTTATTATAATTGTGAATAAAACAGATATTAAATTTCCATGTGATGAGTTTTTGAATTTAATAACTACCAAGTGCCAAGAATATCAGCTTATTATAAGTACAGATTTAAAAAACCGCGATAGATATGTCAATCCATTTAAGGAAAAGATATTAGAGTTATCCCCGGAAGATTTTCGTAATCCCCCGCCTATAATAAGTGATTTAATGCCTAAAGGCGGTATTGCAGTCTTAATAATTCCCATTGATTTAGAAGCTCCCAAAGGAAGGATAATTCTTCCCCAAGTTCAAACAATAAGAGATGCTTTAGATGGAGATCAGGCGGCTTTGATTGTTAAAGAGAGTGAGTACAAGCAAGCTTTAAATAGTCTTAAGAGAAAGCCGGATATAGTTGTCTCTGACTCTCAGGTTGTAGATTTTATGATTGAGAATACTCCGCCGGATGTTAATGCTACGACTTTTTCAACTCTCTTTGCGCGTTATAAGGGAGATATAGCGGAGGAGATTAAAGGTGTTTTTATGGTAGATGAGATAGGACCGGGAGATAAAGTGCTGATAGCTGAAGCATGCTCTCACCATCCGATAGAAGATGATATTGGAAGAGTTAAAATACCGCGTTGGTTAAAAGATTATCTGGGCTTTGATCTTAAGTGGGATAGTACCGCCGGCAGAGACTATCCTGATGATCTCTCTGACTATAAACTTATTATCCATTGCGGGGGTTGTATGATAACGCGGTATGAGATGCTCAGTCGGATTCAGATGGCAATTGAAAAAGGAGTAGCCATTACTAATTACGGTATTGTCATATCTTATTTAAAAGGTGTGCTGGAGCGGATTCTTTCGCCTATACCTGAGGCAGCGGAGTTATTTAGAAAATATAGAGAGGAGGTTAGAGATGAAAGTATATAGTGATGATACTAAGAACTGGATAGATAATAGAATTAAGAGAGATGAGGTAACTAAGTTTTTAAAAAATAATAAAGATTTCATAGACGATGAACTTATTGAGAAGAAGATAGTTAAAAATAAGAATGCTGACAAAAAACTCATAAAGGATATAATCGCAAAATCTCTTGAGGTTAAGACTCTATCTTTAGATGAAACTGCCTATCTTTTAAATGTAGAGGATGAGGATACTTGGGCCATGATGGAGGATGCTGCTTTAAAAGTCAAGAAGAGAGTCTATGATAATAGAATCGTTACTTTTGCACCGCTCTATATGTCTAACTTATGTGTAAATGACTGTCTCTACTGCGGTTTTCGTAAATCCAATAACTCTGCTAGACGCAGAGTTTTAACTAAAGAAGAGGTAATTAAAGAGACGGAGGTCTTGGCGGGTGAGATTGGCCATAAGAGGCTGATAGTTGTCTATGGAGAGCATCCTAAGACCGACGTAGACTACATGGAAGAGACAATCTCTGCAATTTATAGTGTTAAGGTTAGGACTAAACATGGGTATGGATCTATACGGCGTGTCAATGTCAATGCAGCATCTCTTTCAATCTCTGATTTAGAGAGGCTTCATGATGTTGGTATCGGGACCTATCAGGTCTTTCAGGAGAGTTACCATCATCCTACTTATAGTAAGGTTCACCCTGAGGGAACTATTAAGGGTGATTACTCCTGGAGATTATATTGTTTACATCGGGCGATGGAGGCAGGGGTTGATGATGTTGGTCTGGGAGTATTATTCGGACTCTATGATTGGAAATTTGAGGTTTTGGGTCTCCTCTCTCACACTTTAGATCTGGAGAGTAAATTCGGCATAGGAGCTCATACGATATCATTTCCCCGGCTTGAGCCGGCCAAAGATACTCCTTTTACTGAGAGTTCAAACTATAAGGTCTCAGACCGGGATTTTAAGAAGCTGATCACTATTATTCGCCTTGCCGTGCCTTATGCAGGAATGATTATAACGGCCCGGGAGAGTGCCGAGATCAGACGCGATGCTTTAAGACTCGGCATTACTCAGACCGATGCCTCAACCCGTATAGGTATAGGCGCTTATAGCGATTGCTACAGGAAGCAGGAAGGCAATAGACAGCAGTTCTATCTTGGAGATACCCGGTCTTTAGATGAGGTGATAAGAGAGTTTGCCCGGATGGGATATATCACATCTTTCTGTACCGCCGGTTACCGCTGCGGACGGACAGGAAAAAACATTATGCAGCTCTTGAGGTCAGGCCGGGAAGGAAAGTTCTGTAAACTTAATGCGGTTTTGACTTTCAGGGAATGGCTGGATGATTTTGCCTCTGCTGAAACAAAAAAAGCGGCTCTATCGATTATTAAAAAAGAGATAAAAGAGGTTAAAATAGAGATGCCTAAAGTCTATGATGATTTTATAAGTTATTATGAAAAAATAAGAGATGGCCAAAGAGACCTCTATTTCTAGATTTAAAGAACTCAGCGTTGAATTTAAAAGAGAGTACCCTTCTTCTATTCAGCTTGTTTCGATATCAGAGTCCCGCTGGTCTTATCTACCAGGAGAGGAGCTGGGTATCTCATCAAATATGATAAGAGTAAAATTAAAGAATAATCTGGGTTTGATTGTATGTTTAAGAAAGGAATCAGAGCTCTCAGCCGATTTTATAAAAGATTTTTTCAAAAGTATCTATGAAGAATAGATTGAGTAAAAATGAAATCAAAAAGTTTCTTAAAGGCGAAGATGAGAACCATCTCCTGGAGACTGCATCCAATATTCGGAAGGAATTTTTTAAAAAGAAGGTTCTAATAAGAGCTATTATCGCGTTTTCAAATTATTGCTTGAGAGATTGTCTCTACTGCGGTTTAAGGATAAGCAATAAAAAGTTAAGGCGCTACAGAATGAGAAAAGATGAGATTGTCGGTGTTGCCAGGGGAATTATTGAAAAAGGTATTAAGACTATCGTGCTTCAATCGGGAGATGATCTTTATTATTCTAGAGATAATCTGGTTAATTTAATAGTAAGTATAAAAAGGTTCTCTCCTTCTCTTGCTCTGACTCTTTCGATAGGCGAGAGGCCGTTGGATGACTATAAGGCTTTCTATGATGCCGGAGCAGATAGATATCTCATTAAGCATGAGACAGCCAATGAGAGTCTGTATAATAAACTCCATCCGAATCAGAGTTTTAAAGAGAGGGTTGAGATAATAGAGTTTTTAAGAAAAATAGGTTATCAGGTTGGCCTGGGCAATATAATCGGTCTTCCCGGCCAGAGTTTAAAAGATTTGGCAGCCGATATAATGTTTTATCAGGATTTTCAGCCCGATATGATAGGTCTGGGACCTTTCATATCCGCAGTTGATACCCCGCTCTCTGCTCAGCCTTCTCCGGATATGAAGCTTGTTCTCAGGTCATATGCTTTAGCGCGAGTTGTAACAGTGGATTCTCATATACCTTTAACCACTGCAGCTATGACTAAAGGTGAAAATGATTTTATGAGAGAGTCTCTTAAAGTGAGCACCAATGTTATCATGGTTGATTTTACACCCAAAGAGTATAGTCTCAGTTATAAAATATATGATAATAGGTCTATCTCTTCAATTAGAGAAATAGATTATTTGATCAAAAAGCTGGGGTTTACTCCTTCTTATGTCAAAGGGGATTCTTTGAAGAGATTTTAATCTTTTGAGCGGTCTCTTTCTGCTGTTTTTCTTTTCTTTTGCTTGGTGCCAGAATAGACTATGAACGGTGTTAATTTTAATACCGTAAAAGAGCTATCAGAACATAAGAAGGTAGATAAATATGGTATTATGATATATGCAATCTTTCATAAAGAGATAAAACGTGTTGTAGAGAGTTTGGGGGATAAAATGAGCACATTTTTGTCACAAAATGGGGGCAGCCTATCAAGGGGCATAGATACTCTTACTATAGAAAAAAGACCAAAGAGCTTGAATATGAAAGTGTCCAAAATATGTTACACTCAGTTGTTCTATAGATTGACCTTAAGTTTAAATTCTGCTACAATTCTAAAGCGTTTTAACTATTTGGGCCGTTGGCTCAATCGGCAGAGCAGGGGCCTCTTAAGTCCAAGGTTGCAGGTTCGATTCCTGCACGGCCCAGATATTATTTAAGGGGTAAGAGTTATGGGCAGGTGGCGGAATCGGCAGACGCGCAGGACTTAGAATCCTGTCCCGAAAGGGGTGCGGGTTCAAGTCCCGCCTTGCCCATTTATCAAGGGTTTGATATAATAATCTGCTATTTAGCCGTTTTAAATGACAGCTGGAGATTGGTTTTTCATGCGGGAGTAGCTCAGCGGTAGAGCACAACCTTGCCAAGGTTGGGGTCGCGGGTTCAAATCCCGTCTCCCGCTCTATACAAAGACTAAAATTTGGTATTTTGACTTTTAACAAGAAAGGTGGTGGTAATGAATATATCAGATCTTTTAAGTGTCGGAGCAATAAAGCTGAATCTTAAGGCAAAAGATAAAAATACAGCCATAGATGAGCTGTTGGAAGTATTGATAACAGCCAAAAAATTAGATCAGAAGAATAAGCCCAAAGTAAGGAAGGTTTTAAGGGCCAGAGAGAAGCTTGGCTCAACCGGAATAGGCCAAGGGATAGGTATTCCCCATGCCAAAGATAGTTGTATAAAAAAGATAACGGTTTGTTGCGGAATATCCAAAAAGGGTGTAGATTTCGACTCTTTAGATGGTGAGTTGGTAAATATATTCTTTATGATTCTTGCGCCTGAAGATGCAACAGGCGAACATCTTAAGACTTTGGCAAAGATATCGCGTTTAGTCAGAGCCAGGTTTTTCCGCATGAGTCTCATGCAGTGCAAAAGTCCTAAGAACCTTCTCTCTATCCTTAAAAGGGAAGAAGAGGAGATGGGGTAGATATAATATCAGGGTTATAAGAATGATAAAAGAACTACGCTGGTTATATCCTGGCATTGGTATAAAAAGATGGATATTCCTTTCAGCCGTAGGGGTGATCTTTATATCGTTAAGCTCGGCAAGCCTTGTAAAGGCTGACAGCTATAATAGCAACTTCTATTCCATATTAGGTCTTCTTTTGGGGGCATTAGCCATTATAGTAGGTATCAAAGAGTTCGTTGCTGCAGTTATAAACGCTCTCTATCCTGAACGCTCCAAAAAGTTATTGGAATTGTTTCTGGAAAAGAAAAAGCTGGAGAAGGGGCCCAATATTGTTGCTATTGGAGGAGGTACAGGCCTTTCGACACTGCTTCAGGGTTTAAAAAATGTCACTGCCAATACTACTGCCATTGTTACCGTAGCCGACGATGGAGGCTCTTCAGGCAGGCTGCGGAAAGAATTTGATATCCTTCCTCCTGGAGATATAAGGAACTGCCTTGTTGCTTTAGCCGATGCTCCGCCTTTAATGAGAGAACTGTTTCAGTACCGCTTTAAAGCTGAAGGTGAATTAAAAGACCACAATTTTGGCAATCTATTTATTACTGCGCTCTCTCAAATAACAGGCGATTTTGAAAAGGCAATAAAAGAGTCTAGTAAGGTTCTGGCTATAAAAGGCCGCGTTATTCCAGCGACAGTAGACAAGGTAAAATTAATCGCGGAGCACGAGAACGGTAGGGAGACAGTGGGTGAATCTAAAATTCCAGAGGCAAAACTTAAGATTAAAAGAGTAAGGCTTCAGCCTTCTCAATGCAAGTTGGTTTATGAGGCGATGGAGGCGATTGAGAATGCAGATGTTATTATCTTAGGCCCCGGCAGTCTCTATACCAGTGTTATACCCAATCTTCTTGTCCCTGGTATGGCGGAGGCCATTTTAAACTCCCCTGCTATTAAGATATATGTGGTCAATATTATGACTCAACTTGGCGAGACTGATAACTATACAGCTTCAGACCATATTAAGGCTATCTTTGAACATACCTCTTCAAGTTTAATTCAGTATGCAGTGCTTAATTTATCTTTTATTCCCGGTGACCTGCTTCAGAATTATCAGGAAGAGGACAGCTCTCCTGTAAGGGCTGATATTATCGAAGTAGAGAAGTTAGGGCCTAAAGCCATTGTTAGAGATCTCTCTGATTTAGGAGGTGTTGTCAGGCATGATTCAAATAAACTTGCCGAGCTGGTGCTGGAGATACTCAGTCTTAATAAAAGCAGAGGGAAATGGATTTAAACAGAGATAGTATTAATCTATTAATTGCTGTTCATGCTCACCAGCCGGTTGATAATTTTGACAATGTTTTTCATCAGGCTTTTGAGAGTTCATACATTCCTTTTTTTAATGCACTCTCTCAGTTTCCGGAGATAAAAATGTCATTTCATATAAGCGGCAGTCTTTTGGATTGGACATTAAAGAATCAAGTGGAATTCTTGAATCTTATAGAAAGTTTAATTGAGAAGGGACAATTAAAGCTTCTCTCAGCCGGTTATTACGAGCCTATATTGGTACTTCTCTCTGATCGGGATAAGAGAAACCAGATAGAGCTATATCTCTCCAAGATAAGTGAGATTTTTAAGGTCAAACCCAGAGGACTCTGGCTTACTGAGAGAGTCTGGGAGCCGGATTTAGTCAAACCGATAAAGACCTCCGGTATTGATTTTGTTATTGTTGATGATGAACATTTTAAAAGAGCCGGACTGGACCAGGAGAGTATAGGGGGTTATTATATGACCGAAGATAAGAACTATAGTTTGGCTCTTTTCCCAGGCTCTAAATTCTTAAGATACTCAATGCCGTTTA from Candidatus Kaelpia imicola encodes the following:
- the hydF gene encoding [FeFe] hydrogenase H-cluster maturation GTPase HydF, giving the protein MKTTPKSLRLQIGIFGRMNVGKSSFLNMVSGQDVSITSDLPGTTTDVVEKTMELLPVGPVVFLDTAGLDDSSSLGEKRVKKTEKIFNRSEIIVLLVEADIWSDYEERIIKEAKKRDRPVIIIVNKTDIKFPCDEFLNLITTKCQEYQLIISTDLKNRDRYVNPFKEKILELSPEDFRNPPPIISDLMPKGGIAVLIIPIDLEAPKGRIILPQVQTIRDALDGDQAALIVKESEYKQALNSLKRKPDIVVSDSQVVDFMIENTPPDVNATTFSTLFARYKGDIAEEIKGVFMVDEIGPGDKVLIAEACSHHPIEDDIGRVKIPRWLKDYLGFDLKWDSTAGRDYPDDLSDYKLIIHCGGCMITRYEMLSRIQMAIEKGVAITNYGIVISYLKGVLERILSPIPEAAELFRKYREEVRDESI
- the hydG gene encoding [FeFe] hydrogenase H-cluster radical SAM maturase HydG, with the translated sequence MKVYSDDTKNWIDNRIKRDEVTKFLKNNKDFIDDELIEKKIVKNKNADKKLIKDIIAKSLEVKTLSLDETAYLLNVEDEDTWAMMEDAALKVKKRVYDNRIVTFAPLYMSNLCVNDCLYCGFRKSNNSARRRVLTKEEVIKETEVLAGEIGHKRLIVVYGEHPKTDVDYMEETISAIYSVKVRTKHGYGSIRRVNVNAASLSISDLERLHDVGIGTYQVFQESYHHPTYSKVHPEGTIKGDYSWRLYCLHRAMEAGVDDVGLGVLFGLYDWKFEVLGLLSHTLDLESKFGIGAHTISFPRLEPAKDTPFTESSNYKVSDRDFKKLITIIRLAVPYAGMIITARESAEIRRDALRLGITQTDASTRIGIGAYSDCYRKQEGNRQQFYLGDTRSLDEVIREFARMGYITSFCTAGYRCGRTGKNIMQLLRSGREGKFCKLNAVLTFREWLDDFASAETKKAALSIIKKEIKEVKIEMPKVYDDFISYYEKIRDGQRDLYF
- a CDS encoding iron-only hydrogenase system regulator, with amino-acid sequence MDRRVGFIGIILEDRETQAQLVNQVLSKFAETIVGRIGLPYKEKRCSVITLIVDATTDELGAMTGKLGKIEGVSVKSALSKEKNR
- a CDS encoding YvcK family protein: MIKELRWLYPGIGIKRWIFLSAVGVIFISLSSASLVKADSYNSNFYSILGLLLGALAIIVGIKEFVAAVINALYPERSKKLLELFLEKKKLEKGPNIVAIGGGTGLSTLLQGLKNVTANTTAIVTVADDGGSSGRLRKEFDILPPGDIRNCLVALADAPPLMRELFQYRFKAEGELKDHNFGNLFITALSQITGDFEKAIKESSKVLAIKGRVIPATVDKVKLIAEHENGRETVGESKIPEAKLKIKRVRLQPSQCKLVYEAMEAIENADVIILGPGSLYTSVIPNLLVPGMAEAILNSPAIKIYVVNIMTQLGETDNYTASDHIKAIFEHTSSSLIQYAVLNLSFIPGDLLQNYQEEDSSPVRADIIEVEKLGPKAIVRDLSDLGGVVRHDSNKLAELVLEILSLNKSRGKWI
- the hydE gene encoding [FeFe] hydrogenase H-cluster radical SAM maturase HydE — encoded protein: MKNRLSKNEIKKFLKGEDENHLLETASNIRKEFFKKKVLIRAIIAFSNYCLRDCLYCGLRISNKKLRRYRMRKDEIVGVARGIIEKGIKTIVLQSGDDLYYSRDNLVNLIVSIKRFSPSLALTLSIGERPLDDYKAFYDAGADRYLIKHETANESLYNKLHPNQSFKERVEIIEFLRKIGYQVGLGNIIGLPGQSLKDLAADIMFYQDFQPDMIGLGPFISAVDTPLSAQPSPDMKLVLRSYALARVVTVDSHIPLTTAAMTKGENDFMRESLKVSTNVIMVDFTPKEYSLSYKIYDNRSISSIREIDYLIKKLGFTPSYVKGDSLKRF
- a CDS encoding PTS sugar transporter subunit IIA, which translates into the protein MNISDLLSVGAIKLNLKAKDKNTAIDELLEVLITAKKLDQKNKPKVRKVLRAREKLGSTGIGQGIGIPHAKDSCIKKITVCCGISKKGVDFDSLDGELVNIFFMILAPEDATGEHLKTLAKISRLVRARFFRMSLMQCKSPKNLLSILKREEEEMG